The genomic stretch AGCTAATATTGCTCTTACTGTTACCACAACTCCCGGTCTCAAATGCTTAGCTTATGCATTCTATTGCGGCTTACTGTTCGTTATGATCGGCTTCACCGAGATTACCAGCGTTACGTACATGTACCATGTAGTCCAAGTATTAAAGAGCATGCGAATTCTGTAGTATAGTTACTCAGTCAACTTGGCTCGATCACACTGTCCGGCGTTGCACCCCTGTGCCACTGTCTTTCGTCCAACCTTGAGCACTAGGGAACAGAAATAAACCTCCATAGGCAGCGAACGtagaatgaatgaatgaatcAACAAGGTATCCCCATCTAAACTACCTCGCAGGTACAGAGTAGAGCACTCTATACGATTCCCCGTTTCATCAATAATCCTCTATCTCTATGAATTAGACAAAAGGTAAATAGCTAGCATGGACCAGCGCCATGACTTTCGCTTGCCCAAACTTAAGAGTGAAGGGCTTTGACAATGCGTTTCAATCCCTCATCGAGCTGAACACGGTGTTGAGAAAAGGTGATGCGGAACCATCCGGGCTGCTCACTACCGAAGTCATCGCCAACTCCAAGATGCACTTTGTGCAGGGCCAACTTTTCTGCCAGCTCCCTACTTCTGTTCCATTTAGCAGAGTCGCTGTCATCAGATGGACGGTTGGGTTGGGCTTTTAGATAAGCTGTTAATAGATCACACCAGACAAAGAACCCTGCGTTTGATCCTCTTGCGTGGGGTATTCCGTGGTTATCCAGGAATATGACCACATAGTTGTAAGCCGCAGCAAGCTTCTCACGGCTTTCCTCGATATATCGGTCCACGaactcttcgtcttcaaGAATACTTGTCGTCACATAGTCTGCGAAGCCAGAAATCGAGCTAAACTGGCCAACCCCTCTGATCGATTCAAGCAAGTCGCCATTGTTTTGGGAAATAATCACACCTAGTCGCACTCCATTCGCGCCAAAATCCTTGCTAATACCCCAAAGGACATGAACAAGCTTCGGGTCAATCACTCCATCATAGTTGATAGAAAGCACTGAGGTAAAATCTTCTATGGTCGTTGCCCCATCCTGACCATGTCTCCAAACTGACAAAGCATATATCTCATCGCTGATCAAATGCACGCCGTGTTTTTGACAAAGCTTCATCAGCCCCACAAGGAACGACGGAGGATAACATCGACCCAAGGGATTGTGCGGGTTGCAGAGCATAATGGCTCGTATAGTACAGCCTTGCTCACGGGAGCTTACGATGGCTTCTTCATATTTTGACACAGCAGACACACCGACAGGATCCATCTCGTCGAAGCTGACTGGAACGAGCTTAGCCCCTGGCCGCAGGCAGATGTCTCTGCTGAAATCTCGATAATACGGGCGCCCAACCAGCATCCCTTCACCTGGGTCACACAAGGCCCATGAGCAGTGCTCGGTCGCAGATGAAACCCCATTGGTGGCAATGATCTGCGATGGCTTCAGCGCTTTTGAAGGGCTGAGATAACGAGTGAGAAAGCGAGCGATAGCAGTTTTCAGCCGGACAGACCCCGTGATGGTGTCGTTCAACAAAAGGTGTCGTCCGGGAAGATCGAAGTTACTGTTCACGCGATGTAGCAGCTGTTCTTGCATCAAAGCATTGTGTCCAGCGCCGAGTGTGACATAGCCGTGAGGGTTGCTCTCTGGATGCCAGAGATCGTTCAGAATGTCCCAGAGGCCATTGCTTGTGTCTCTCAGCGAGGTACTTGCCCTGAGAGACAGGGAATGTGCAGGTCGGCTGGCAGTACCATGAGGCACGCCATCGTGTTGCGCAATGGGTGGATAAGGCATGCTGACTGGAACTATAAGCCTTGAAGAACACTTTGATCTGTCAGATGCCACAAACGTATAATGTTCCTGTCAGTTTTCTGAGCTACTCAGGTCATTGAATCGATTCTTAAAAAGTCCATTTCAGCGGTACGTGCTACATAGGGGTTCTTATATCATCTACAGGAGTGAGTGAATCAGGCTTTGAGAGGGATTTACTGAGAGCCCGTGGCCTTAGATGTCATCAAGGCCTAGTTAGGGCTTGTCCAAATTGGTGATTTAGAAAGTGGGGTCTCTTGCGCCCTtccaacaacatccagaCAATGACTCATCAACAATAGGCTTGAGCGGCAAAAACCTCCGCTTACAGGAATCCTTTTTAGACCCAAGTCTTACAAGCAGAGGGGGGCGAAGCTAATTGCATTATGAACGGATTTTAAACACTTATCTGATTGAATATCGCTACAATATCCACCAGTATTTCATCGCCATCACAGAGGGAAACCCCCATGAAGAGCCGTCGGGCGAGAACAGCCCAAAATATTATATTCCTAcaacagaaaagacaaagcGTATTATTGTCACATATAGCGGGAATACCAGTCTTTGATATACGCTAGGAAGGAGGCCAATTGCCACCGAGTCAGAGGGGATTTAGTCGGTTCCTGCGCGAAAATAAAATCCAGGACCTACATTACCCAATGCCTCCATATTGTGGACATAAGATCTGATAATAACCTAGCTCATGCCCTGGGCTGTTGGTTATATGAGTACAATAGTTCATTAACTAGCGCAAGATGTATAACAGAGTGTAGTACAAACTCAAGCTGTTCAGACCCTACTACGGAGTTGGGCACTAAATGAGTTGACTAGTTCTCATTATCAGCGTATCACGACAGATCTATAACAGTAGAAAGCCGACAGGATGTATCATGATCTACTGCTAGTCGGCTGGGTATCTTAAATACCGGATGATTCATGAACCTTCTGCACGATCAATCAACATAAATTAAGCTGGGTTTAAGGTGGGGCCAAATTTGCTTCGCCCCATGTAAAATCACTTCCCATCCAGGAAATGGCAATGAGTCAACTGAAGCTTGTTCCAATGAGCCTGTTGGAGTGGGCATGCAAAGGGAGCCGAAAATGTCCCGGCTGTCCTGAGCACACAAACACGAACGAGAAGCGGACGAAGAGCTATATCATTGTAGGAGATACGTCTCTCTTTACCTCGCCCCACAACGGTCACCATCGGACAACAGCTAGGCGATGACAACGGGAGTGATGGCAGAGTCAAGGTGTGCAGCAGGATTCAGTACGTACTTTAGGTGATCGGAAGCAGGTGACAGTTAGCACCCTGGCAGATAGTATCTTCTTCCAGTCGGAAACTTGACAAGTCGATTAATGTCTTGAAATTCACCCAAGACACCTCTTTAGCAGCTCACAGcgagatgaagaaggctTCTCCTAACAACATGCTCCGGATAATCGTGAGctttttatatattactacTACGTTCTTAGATACACACAATAGGCGTAAGCACTGCTATGATGAACTacatttctgtttctcaGGCTGTATAGAAGTCCTTAGTGTTTGATAGCCAGGAACTAGTCAACGCTACTACCGAGCTAACTTTTATCCATACGTATAGAGAGATGAAGTTCACCAAGGCCTCTACCTACTCTGATAAAGACCTAGGTAGAGGGCAGAACAGTAGAATTCAACGTGCCCTATTATGATGAGAATGTGCATTTTACACAGCCTTCCCGATTGTATCATAGCTGGTCTCGGAAACGTATATTATATAAAGGAATTGCTCCGTACGGGTTTGAGTGTGTGCTCCTCTTTCCTCGATATCTCCATCGACCCAACAGTAATTTACTTCGCCACTATCACTCTGAATAATCACACTTTTATGCCGAATTAGGCTCCATTGAGTTTAATGACCTGTTTGACCTCGTTGAGTGACATGTGTCGCCATACGTGATACTACCTAGAACCCAACATCGCATCAACCGGAAACGGCGGATTTCATAATCTGGCAGAAGGTCATTGTGCAATACCTGTACAATAATTGGTGCAAAGGGGATAATGAGGCTTCCTTGTATCAATTAAGCACTGGATTTGATTAGGACTTGCTTGTGAGGGTTCTAGGCTAACTCCGGCTTTGAGTAGGTGACAACTATATTGTATTCCATGACATTGTTCAAACCACAGACAGGTAGCATGGGAATATCCTGCCAGAGTGCCTTGACTGGTAGGGATGTGAAGAAAAGTACACGGAAACAGAACGAGGATGTAGTAGTGTAGATGATTCCACTTAGGGTTCACCCCTCAGGACACGCACTTTCGTGCTCACCCCACGCGCCAGGCCGCTCACAAGTCGGCCTAAAGCGGTAAAGGGAAAGTCAATGTGCAGTCACTAGTGGTTTGTTTTATTCGTCCAACGAACTGCCGTTCACTAAACCTCAACGTCAAAATATTAGCAACTCTACCCTAGCGAGTACCTTTCCAATTCTTATCGCATTTTTTCACAAATCAAAGACAAGATTCTCACGACTTAATCCTATCCATTCCAATATTCACCACCAATGGACAGCCCCCTTCTTTCCCCCGCCAAAGCGCGACAAGCAGCCATCCAAGCAAAAGATTGGGCCTACGTCAACTCCTGGCTAAGTCGCCAATACGCCCCGAACCCAGTCCCCACATTCGAACGAAACGAAGATACGCTACGCACATTACTTGCCCTAGCGGCAGCCAACGACACcgccgacgaggaagcgGCCCTCCTACACCAGGCACGCGAACAAGCCGTGCAGGGATTCAAAGCGCGcgaagagacagaagacaaacagaagaaggaaatacTCGATGAGCTGGAATATTGTCTCGACGATAAAGGTGGACAGGATCTGGATGATCTGGCCAAATCGGCCGCGGCGTTGGGTGCTCTGGACGTGGAGGCGGCACACCTGGGTCAAGCCGTTGTCGACTTGACGAAGGAGGAATTTGGCGTGCAGGACCAGCTGGATAAGGTGGATATGTTACATGATTATCTGCAGAGGGAGTTGGAGGCGCTGCGCCGGCAACTGGATGAACTTAGGTCAGATCCGGCGTATGAGGTTCCGGCTGATTTGCCGGCTAAGACGGTTGAGTGGACGAAAGGTACGAAGGTTCTCGCTGCTAAAGTTAATGAATATCAGGATAGGGTTGCTGCTTTGAAGAGGAATCAAAGCAAAGGGCCTACGTTGGGTGAGGTgctggcggaggaggaagatatcaaaaaGCTTATGGATAATGTCAAGAGTTTGGAACATCGGCTTCAGTTGTTCCAGAATCTTCCTACGGATGTACAAGGGGCGCGGGCTAAGTATCGAGAGTTATTAGAGGAACTCAGCGAGCTTACCCAAGAACGAGACTCGAAGCTTGATCAATCCAGACGGGAGAAGTGAAATGGTTCAGAATTTCTGATTAATTCATATGGTCATTAATTGACACAGGATACTAAGCTTAATACAGCACATGAGGATTAAATCATCAAATCATAAAAGTATTCATGATGAATGGTCACAGGCGATCCTCCACAGACTTGAGCTTAGTGGTCACCGAGACCGACGGcgttcttggccttgtcaAGGCTGCAGAATCGGTTAGTCTTTTGACAATTCGAATACTCTGCATGGATACTTACATCGACTCGCCGGCACCGCCGTGGCTCTTGTTGTCATGCACACGCTGACCTTTGTCGAAGGCCTCCTGTGTGCCAGACTTCTGATCGTCGGGCTGGAAGCCACGGGAGACACGGTCACCAATATCAGTGGCGccctccttcaccttctgcTGAGTGGACTTGGCGGAGTCAGGGGTGAGCTCCTCCTTGGCCTCTGCGGGGATGTTAGCGAGACATTCACTGCAGCATCGTGTTTATGCATATCGACATACTGGTGCTGAAGTCCTTGCGTCCGGTGTCAGACATGTTTGCGAGTGGTTTGGTAAAAGGTAGAAAGTGGTTAAAGGAGTAGTAATTGGTAGAGTAGTTGtgatttgtttgtttgtcttGTCGaaattgatgaagaaggaagtaAGACCAAGGATTTGATGgtttatatatctttcaTCTGCTGCTATATCTGTCCCTCCATGACGTTGATGACCCTGATTTGCTCCGCTACGCAATTCACCCGAGGCACATGGATATTGAGTCTGGCCTGTGAATGTGAATCCAGAATCGTGTCCATGGGACGAAGATCATCGACTCTCCGTCATGGTGACGAGAGAACCCGCCAATGGCCATCAACTCAGTCATACAATTGGcgattccagaagaaagcaggACTGGGTGGGATAAACAAATCGATCTCGTCATTCTTGCGAGTCTAGATTTCTGAGCCGATGACGTCGCCATGACCTACAGTATAGGCTATATGCTAGTCCGGAACTGGCCTAGCGGATCTGGTGGGTCATGGGGAAATATAAATCCGTCGGATTATCTATTCCAGCGGATGCCGAGATAGCACCTTCTGTTTTCAGACTAGTGTTATTCTCAGCCAAAGGTGGCAAGCGGTAAATAATGGCAGTACCGTGACAGTTGTTCACCGCCACGCGGCGAGTCATTGCAGGCGGCGAGTCTCCGAGTCTCCGTGCCTAACCTAACCTAACCTAACCaactctctttcttccctttgtcAACTTGCCTTCGCTTTCAATGCGTTTGGCGTGAACATCGTCGGTCTGGTTGGGTCTCAATGACCACCATGTTGATGCGCTTTATCTTTATGCCCTATCTTTTGCGTTTGAATTGTGCACATTTATAGTTGTCTTTGGTACTCGAAAGCTTTCTACCCTTTCTGTTTTGCAAACCCCGCGTATTGCCACCAGGCACATCCCTACTACGAACGGAATTCTACACCACATTGTAGCTGACATCCAAGTCCATTGCTGTCAATGCCATCGTCGgctacatcttcttcgaacTGGGATTTCACTCCGGTGATCAACCTACTGCGCTCGCCGACGTACAGCAGCGGTGACCGTTCCACCCCTGCTCGCCACAATGACTCCCACCAAGCTCCATCCACTCCCGGCACGGTTGCTGCCCAAGGTCTAAATGACTCGGCACCCGATCTGAAGCACGAGAGCGGTGGACCCCCAAAGCTTGGTGATTTCTCCTCCCTATGGGATTTCCTTGGCAACACCACGCCTCCTGTCGGGGCAGAAGCTGGACTTCGTCAAGCGACCAAGGAAAGCATTGTCGAACAACCTCCACAGCAGCCGAAGCGGATTCAGATACTCAAGCGTCCCTCTCACGGGGACACCAACGTTGATAGCCCGGATAAAACGCTTCCGCGTACGCCTCCTCGGCCGATCCCCACTTCGGATGTGTCCAAGTCCCATGAGACTACCGTCGAATATCGTACCACAAAACACCGtaaccaaaccaagcaaCCAACCTATGAGCCTCACTTGTCGGAAGGCACTGTGGAAGCAGAGTCCGACAACCCGAGCATCTTTGATTCGTCTTATTCCAAACGGCGCGTCGTTTCTTTCGTCCCGTCTCAGGTGGGCATAGCGGAGGCCTTGAGTGAGTCGTCCGAGACCCCGCCATCCTCGTTTGATGAAGCCGATGGGGCTTTAGCCCCTATCGCTATCCAAAATCTCCCGGGGGGCGCCATCCGCGTGCAGCCCGTTGCGTACAAGTCGGCAGCCGATCGAAAAGTCGGTCTCTTAACCAAGCTGTTGAAGAACTTTCCCGACTACGCAGAGACTATAACTCGAGTTGGTCGGGCTGGGAAGTCCAAACCGGGTTCTTCTACATGTCGCCCGATTCATGTCTTTGTCGATATGTCTAATGTAAGTTATCTTTCCCGTAAGTGTCGGTCAACCTCTGCTGACTATCGCTATTGGCCAGATCATGGTTGGGTTTCACGATTCCATGAAAGTATCCCGAAACATCCCTGTGAAAACACGGATTCGCCGCTTGCCACTCTCATTCCAGAACTTCTCATTGATCTTAGAGCGTGGTCGGCCAacggccaagaaggtcttgGTGGGCTCCGACCGCTTCGCTGCGATCGACGACGGCGAGAAACTCGGCTACGAGACGAACATTCTCGACCGAGTGCATAAGGTGAAACAACCGACTCGTCGTCAGCTGAAATACCGCAAAGGTCCTCGGGCAGGCGCTCATGATGGAGGCAGTGGTTCTGAAACGAACGACGCACCGGAAGAGCGCTGGGTCGAACAGGGGGTGGACGAAATTCTGCACCTGAAGATCCTGGAAAGCCTGTTGGATACAGATGAACCAGCGACCATCGTTTTAGCTACGGGGGACGCGGCGGAAGCCGAATTCTCCGGAGGATTCATGAAGATGGTAGAGCGAGCGCTGCGGCGGGGATGGACGGTGGAACTGGTGAGCTTCTCCCAGGTCACCAGCTACGCCTATCGCAAGAAAGAGTTCCGCTCGAAATGGGGGAACAAATTCAAGATGATCGCGTTGGATGGATATATCGAAGAGCTGTTGGACATGTGATTCGGATGGTCTGGAACCAGGAACGCTCTCCTTTAACCTTTTTGCCTCTGAGCTAAGATACCTTTAGATATTAGTAGTGGGGCCATCAGGCATATTTTCGCAAGCCCTATAGTCAATCAAAGTTGTCGCTCTCTTTTACATGTTTGATATGTAGTCTAGACCGTAGTCCCGTGAGTCACGCCGAGGGGCAACTCGTATGCGATGACCCCGCCTTCCAGTCAAAAGTCGATAAGCTCACCGCCCGCCAACGCGACGAGACGTCATGTCCCTCATTGGCCCGAAAAGCTTCAATTTCCATCCCAAAGCagaaatcatcttcttcctcatcttctcctgaTTATACAACAATCCTCCTTCATGACTCACGGCATTCTCAGAAGATACCTATAAAGAtacatcaccatcatctagagaacaccaacaccacAATCCCTTCAAACCACACCCACAACACCTCCAACGCAAAACCACCTACCCCGCATCACAATATATCAACCAACAATACCCCCCCCAAAAACcgaaaaacaaaacaaaacacaaaacCAGAAAAATGACAACATACACCCCCCGCGACTTCTACGGTGGCGCAATCAAAGGTCTAATCCCGCAGAACTGGGTCGACGCAAGGTCCGTAACCCCTATCCAACACCCTCTATATAAGccacatacacatacacatacaacTCCCCTCCAACATAACCCCCCCCAATCAAACAATCTCAGAACCCACAActaacaaaaagagagaaaacagtAACGTCCGCGAAATCCCCTCCCACCAAGAAGTCTACCTCTCCCGCACAACCCTAACATCCCAAATCACCGAAATCAACCAACGCGTCACAGACCCCGAGACATCCTCTCTCGATACTCTCATAAACACACAACTCCAATCCCAGCCACTCAAGCCGGACGCAAAAGCAGCCCTGTACCATGTCCACGACCTCTGCGATGAGGACGATAAGTTGGAGATCGTGACGGCGCCGACACGGGTTATTTTGAGGAAATTCCCGGCTGGGGTTGTGGGGTATCGGGGTGTTGTGAGGGTTGTTTCTCCTAAGGCTTCTTCTAGGGCTGGGGCTAGGGTTGGGTCTggggttgggattggggGTGCGGTTGCCGGGTCGAGTGCTGAGGGGGAGTTGACTAGTACTGTGACGTTGTGGTATTTGGTGGTGAGGTTGGTGGAGCAGGAGAcggatttggtggtgtttgttAATGTGCCGAGGGAGGAGTTTGAGAGGGCTGGGGATTTGAGGGGGTTGGAGGCGGAGGAAAGGTTGGCTGAGGGGTTGATTGATGGTTTAGTACAGGAGTtggaggttgttgattgGGGTTTATTTTGTTaggttcttttcttgggGGGTTATTTGAGGTTGTCTGGGTGTGTATGATTGAGTTATGGATTTGGGAATATTGGTTGGGATTGACTGTACTTGGGAGGATTTTATGGGATCTGCTTGTTTGCATGGTGGATTTGGTATCAATGGGTTAGGACTTGCATACGTTATCTTGGATGAGAGGGATTGAGACTAACACGGACatgtatatagatagactaATTAGATAGCTTAGTGATAGTCAATCCGAAATCAATCGATTATGAGCTTCAGAGTATAGCGGTGTATATACAAATTCATATGTGCTCATGGCATAAGGATCGTTGTGTACATGAAACACCAAAGACAAATTTCCCAAATGAGAGACGGACAGGCATATCATCGCTAAAGAGAGAACACCATAGATATATCGTCATCAAATGAACGCTGAAAATGACAGGCAAATCTTCCCGAAATGTATGTAGAATGAGAGACAAATCCGTAAACACCTTCAATGACTTTGAACAGCCGCCAGTACCTCAGTTGCCCAAGCTGATCTCCCCTAGCACGTTCGCGACCTCGTCGACGGCCACTTTCTCGGAATCTCCAAGGGGCTGTTTCTTTCGGGGTGAGACACTCCGTGGCTTTGGTTTGATCTGCTG from Aspergillus oryzae RIB40 DNA, chromosome 1 encodes the following:
- a CDS encoding pyridoxal phosphate-dependent aminotransferase (1-aminocyclopropane-1-carboxylate synthase, and related proteins) produces the protein MPYPPIAQHDGVPHGTASRPAHSLSLRASTSLRDTSNGLWDILNDLWHPESNPHGYVTLGAGHNALMQEQLLHRVNSNFDLPGRHLLLNDTITGSVRLKTAIARFLTRYLSPSKALKPSQIIATNGVSSATEHCSWALCDPGEGMLVGRPYYRDFSRDICLRPGAKLVPVSFDEMDPVGVSAVSKYEEAIVSSREQGCTIRAIMLCNPHNPLGRCYPPSFLVGLMKLCQKHGVHLISDEIYALSVWRHGQDGATTIEDFTSVLSINYDGVIDPKLVHVLWGISKDFGANGVRLGVIISQNNGDLLESIRGVGQFSSISGFADYVTTSILEDEEFVDRYIEESREKLAAAYNYVVIFLDNHGIPHARGSNAGFFVWCDLLTAYLKAQPNRPSDDSDSAKWNRSRELAEKLALHKVHLGVGDDFGSEQPGWFRITFSQHRVQLDEGLKRIVKALHS
- a CDS encoding NYN domain-containing protein (predicted protein), with amino-acid sequence MPSSATSSSNWDFTPVINLLRSPTYSSGDRSTPARHNDSHQAPSTPGTVAAQGLNDSAPDLKHESGGPPKLGDFSSLWDFLGNTTPPVGAEAGLRQATKESIVEQPPQQPKRIQILKRPSHGDTNVDSPDKTLPRTPPRPIPTSDVSKSHETTVEYRTTKHRNQTKQPTYEPHLSEGTVEAESDNPSIFDSSYSKRRVVSFVPSQVGIAEALSESSETPPSSFDEADGALAPIAIQNLPGGAIRVQPVAYKSAADRKVGLLTKLLKNFPDYAETITRVGRAGKSKPGSSTCRPIHVFVDMSNIMVGFHDSMKVSRNIPVKTRIRRLPLSFQNFSLILERGRPTAKKVLVGSDRFAAIDDGEKLGYETNILDRVHKVKQPTRRQLKYRKGPRAGAHDGGSGSETNDAPEERWVEQGVDEILHLKILESLLDTDEPATIVLATGDAAEAEFSGGFMKMVERALRRGWTVELVSFSQVTSYAYRKKEFRSKWGNKFKMIALDGYIEELLDM
- the mog1 gene encoding Ran GTPase-binding protein MOG1 (predicted protein); protein product: MTTYTPRDFYGGAIKGLIPQNWVDASNVREIPSHQEVYLSRTTLTSQITEINQRVTDPETSSLDTLINTQLQSQPLKPDAKAALYHVHDLCDEDDKLEIVTAPTRVILRKFPAGVVGYRGVVRVVSPKASSRAGARVGSGVGIGGAVAGSSAEGELTSTVTLWYLVVRLVEQETDLVVFVNVPREEFERAGDLRGLEAEERLAEGLIDGLVQELEVVDWGLFC
- a CDS encoding uncharacterized protein (predicted protein) — its product is MDSPLLSPAKARQAAIQAKDWAYVNSWLSRQYAPNPVPTFERNEDTLRTLLALAAANDTADEEAALLHQAREQAVQGFKAREETEDKQKKEILDELEYCLDDKGGQDLDDLAKSAAALGALDVEAAHLGQAVVDLTKEEFGVQDQLDKVDMLHDYLQRELEALRRQLDELRSDPAYEVPADLPAKTVEWTKGTKVLAAKVNEYQDRVAALKRNQSKGPTLGEVLAEEEDIKKLMDNVKSLEHRLQLFQNLPTDVQGARAKYRELLEELSELTQERDSKLDQSRREK